The DNA window CGCGGCCGGAAGCGTCGATGCGCTCGCGCACCGCGCGCAGCTTGTCCAGGGCCGAAGGAATGAAGGCCTGCCCGCCGAAGCCTGGGTTGACCGACATCAGCAGCACCAGGTCGACCTCGTCCAGGACCCAGTCCAGCACGTCCAGCGACGTCCCCGGGTTGAGCACCACGCCGGCGGTGCAGCCGTGCGACTTGATCAGCTGGATCGTGCGGTGCACATGGCGGCTGGCCTCGGGGTGGAAGCTGATGTTGCTGGCCCCGGCCTTGGCGAAATCCGGCACCAGGCGATCCACCGGCTCGACCATCAGATGCACGTCGATCGGCGCGGTCACGCCGTACTTGCGCAGCGCCTCGCACACCATCGGCCCGATGGTCAGGTTGGGGACGTAGTGGTTGTCCATCACGTCGAAATGGACCCAGTCGGCGCCAGCGGCCAGCACGGCGTCGACTTCCGCGCCCAGGCGGGCGAAGTCGGCCGACAGGATGGAAGGGGCGATGATGCAGTTGGACATGGGATTTCCGGAACGAAGAGAAAGGGGTCAGGCCGCGCGCTTGCGGCGCTGGGCCTTGATGCGGTCGTAGGCGGCGTTGAGCTCGCGCGCCCGCGCCTCGGCCCGGGCCTTGGCCTCGGGCGCGGCGTTGTGCATGCGGTCCGGATGGACCTGGCGGATCAGGCGGCGGTAGGCCTGGTCCACCTCGGCGTCGGAGGCATCCTGGGTCAGGTCGAAGGCACGGTAGGGGTTGTGCGGCTTCATCTTGAACCAGCCCCGGTCGAAGGCATGGCCCAGCAGCAGCCCGGCCAGCGCACCGAACACCGGCGTGGGCCGGAACAGCAACGCGCCGACGATGCCGCCCAGCAGTTTTCCGTACCAGCGGGTCATGGGGCCTGGGGGTGCGCAGAAGGGGGTGGGCCGCGCAGTTTACGGCACCTTGGGCCAGCTTCCCCTCAAGCACGCGCAGGCGCGTACACTACGCGGCCCGCCGCCGCCAGACCGGCGTGCCGGTGTGCCATGCGGACGGGGCCTTGTCGCGTTGAAAGCGCCACCCCAGGAGTGCCGTGTGCCCACCACGCTGTTGCAAGCCGATCTACCCGGTCTGACCCTTCGCCACCGCGGCAAGGTCCGCGACGTCTTCGAGATCCCGCGCGAGCGCCTGCCCGCCGACGCCCCTGCCGGCGACTACCTGCTGATCGTGGCCACCGACCGCCTGAGCGCGTTCGACGTGGTGCTGCCCGATCCGATCCCGGGCAAGGGCGAGATGCTGTGCCAGGTGTCCAACTTCTGGTTCGCCAAGACAGAACACCTGATGCCCAACCACCTCACCGGCATCGAGGTGGCCAGCGTGCTGCCCGAGGGCGTGGACCCGGCCCTGTACGCCAAACGCGCGGTGGTCACGCGCAAGCTCAAGCCGGTGCCGGTGGAGGCCATCGCCCGCGGCTACTTGATCGGCAGCGGCTGGAAGGACTACCAGCGCACCGGTGCGGTCAGCGGCATCGCCCTGCCCGACGGCCTGCAGCAGGCCCAGCAGTTGCCCGAACCGATCTTCACCCCCTCCACCAAGGCGGCGGTGGGCGACCACGACGAGAACATCGACTTCGACGCGATGGTCCGCAGCGTCGGCGCCGAGCTGGCCGAGCGCGTGCGCGATGCCACCCTGCGCATCTATGCCTTCGCCGCCGAGTACGCCGCGGCGCACGGCATCCTGCTGGCCGACACCAAGTTCGAGTTCGGCACCGATGCCGACGGCCGCCTGTACATCATGGACGAGATGCTGACCCCGGACTCCTCGCGCTACTGGCCGGCCGACGAATACAGCGTCGGCACCAGCCCGCCCAGCTACGACAAGCAGATCGTGCGCGACTACCTGGAGACGCTGGACTGGGGCAAGACCGCGCCGGGCCCGGTGCTGCCGCCGGAGGTCATCGAGCGCACCCGCGCCCGCTACGCCGAGGTGCTGGAAAAGCTGGCCGACATCCGCCTGGACTGAACGGCGCTGCGCACCCCGCGCGCAACGCGGGGTGCGCTTCACAAACTTGGCCGATGACGCCGGGTATCCTCCGGGCCGATGACGCGCCCGCCGCGGCGCCTTGTATGCGATCAGGAGGATCCAGTGGCCTTTATCCGCACGCTCGTGCCCGCGTCCGCGCTGATCCTGGCGCTCGCCGCCTGCAAGCCGCAGGCGCCTGACGCCGCCGCCGCGCCCGTCCGCACTGCGCAGGCCTCGTCCGCCGCGGCCCCGGCCCAATGTCCCGATGCGGACTTCGAACACTTCGTGCAGCGCTTCAGCGCCGACATCGCCGTCCAGGAAAAGGCCACGGCCGACCCGTTGACGATGATCCAGCTCGATCCGAACGCCCAGCCCGAACCTGCGCCGGTGACGCGTCAGGTCCCGCTGGCCGAGGTCGAATGGCCGGTGATGCCCAACCTTGAAGCGGCCCGCAACGGCGGGCGCGAGGTCGTGGTGTCCAGCGACGCCGGCGGGCGCAAGGTGCTGGTGCGCACGCCGGATACCGGCGACCAGCAGGCTTACTCCTTCGCCCAGCGACCTTGCTGGACCCTGGTGAAGGTGGACGACCAGTCGCTTTGAGTCGATCCATCGCTCGGACGGGCCATGGACGAAGGTACTGCGGCCGCTGAGCTTCGAGGATTTCGATCCAACCGGTCTGGACAAGCTCGAGCCCTCCCAGGATCACGCGCATGCCGAACACCGATGTCCATCTGGCTTGTTTTTCCGTGACTTGCACTGTCAAG is part of the Pseudoxanthomonas sp. JBR18 genome and encodes:
- a CDS encoding phosphoribosylaminoimidazolesuccinocarboxamide synthase gives rise to the protein MPTTLLQADLPGLTLRHRGKVRDVFEIPRERLPADAPAGDYLLIVATDRLSAFDVVLPDPIPGKGEMLCQVSNFWFAKTEHLMPNHLTGIEVASVLPEGVDPALYAKRAVVTRKLKPVPVEAIARGYLIGSGWKDYQRTGAVSGIALPDGLQQAQQLPEPIFTPSTKAAVGDHDENIDFDAMVRSVGAELAERVRDATLRIYAFAAEYAAAHGILLADTKFEFGTDADGRLYIMDEMLTPDSSRYWPADEYSVGTSPPSYDKQIVRDYLETLDWGKTAPGPVLPPEVIERTRARYAEVLEKLADIRLD
- a CDS encoding DnaJ domain-containing protein — translated: MTRWYGKLLGGIVGALLFRPTPVFGALAGLLLGHAFDRGWFKMKPHNPYRAFDLTQDASDAEVDQAYRRLIRQVHPDRMHNAAPEAKARAEARARELNAAYDRIKAQRRKRAA
- the rpe gene encoding ribulose-phosphate 3-epimerase, producing the protein MSNCIIAPSILSADFARLGAEVDAVLAAGADWVHFDVMDNHYVPNLTIGPMVCEALRKYGVTAPIDVHLMVEPVDRLVPDFAKAGASNISFHPEASRHVHRTIQLIKSHGCTAGVVLNPGTSLDVLDWVLDEVDLVLLMSVNPGFGGQAFIPSALDKLRAVRERIDASGRDIRLEIDGGVKADNIGQIAAAGADTFVAGSAIFGAADYSQVIAQMRAAVESAR